The DNA window GCGGCACTCCATACGAGTCAGGTCGCTGGCGACGAGTACGGCACCCGTGGTAGAAAAGCGTTAGTCGACGAGGGCCGCAAATCCAGGCAACTGCTCGACGGCATAGATAACGGGTGCGGCATCCAGATAGATACGCACTATTCCTCCCAGCTCTCCCGTTCCCGTTGCAGGTATTCATCGACCGCTTCGCGGGTTCTCGGCTGATGGCCTCGCCGAGCTTGCCGCTCACGGATCACCGCCATGACGTCTCGGTAGGGTCGGTGAGCCGAAGTCGAGAGAGGCTCGACCACCAATCGCACCCGTTCCGGCGGCAGCGGCAGATCTTCGTCCAGTGTCACGGTGCGTGCATCGGTCATTCTTCCGGTCACGATATAAGCATTTTGCATGATTGCTTCTCGCCACGAGTATTTCGATGCTTCAATTCTAACGCGCGTAAGGCGTAAAAGTAGAGCGGAAGCCGCTTTTTGGCGTTCCGCCGTATGGCTGCCCGCCGAAGCGGCGTGCTCTCGATGCTGGCCGATTTCACCGCCCTGCCGGCGGCGCTGTGGATCCTGTTCCGCGCCCGGCCCGACGCGACCCCCCCCCGGCGGGTCGCGGGCCGCCGGGCCGCCCTCCTCGATCAGACCCTTAAGCAGCGCCTGGGGGTCCGGGCGTTTACACCATTTTTATACCCTAGCCCCTATTCTTTTCACCGATTTGGTGCCCAAGTTGGTAGTCTTCGCGCCGTGTCATTCAAGCCGGAGGACCTATGGATATCGTCTGGTGTGCGTTGATCAGCGCGTTCTTTCTTTTAACCGTTGCGCTTGCAGTCGGTTGCGAGCGGCTGATGCCTCGGAGGAAATGATATGAGTGCGATCTATGTTATCGGTGCCGTGGTCGCGGTGCTGTTACTGGGCTACATCGTCTACGCGCTCGTTAAGGCGGAGGATCTCTAAATGACCGCCCAATCCTGGTTGCTGTTGGCGGTTTACCTGGTCATGCTGTTGGCGGCGGTCAAGCCGCTCGGCCTGTACATGGCCAAATTGATGGGAGCGCCGCGCTGGCAGCCGCTCGCGCGGCTCGAGAAGGGCGTGTTCCGCTTGTGCGGCATCAAAGACGAAATGAACTGGCGTGAGTACGCACTGGCTGTGTTGGTGTTCAGCCTGGTGGGATTCATCGTGGTATACGCACTGCAGCGCCTGCAGTTGTGGCTGCCGCTCAATCCGCAGCAGATGCCGAACGTCACCCCGGACTCGAGCTTCAACACCGCCATCAGCTTCGTGACCAACGCCAACTGGCAGGGCTACGGCGGCGAGGCGACGATGAGCTATCTTACCCAGATGCTTGGCCTGGCGGTGCAGAACTTCGTCTCGGCCGCGGCCGGCATCGCCGTGGTGTTCGCCCCGATCCGCGGGTTCGCGCGTCACTCAATGCAGACCATCGGTAACTTCTGGGCCGATCTCTATCGCACCACGGTCTACCTGCTGTTACCGCTGTCATTTGTCTTGGCGTTGGTATTGGTGAGCCAGGGCGTCGTCCAGAACTTCTCCGCCTACCAGGAAGTCACCACGATCGAACCGACGACCTACGACGCCTCCGGGCAGCCGGTGAAGGACGCCGCGGGCCAGCCGGTCAGTGAAACCCTGACAACAACCAAGCAGACCCTGCCGATGGGGCCGGCCGGCTCGCAGATCGCCATCAAGCAGCTCGGCACCAACGGCGGCGGCTTCTTCAACGTCAACTCCGCGCATCCGTACGAGAACCCGACGCCGTTGTCCAATTTCCTGGAAGTGCTGGCGATACTGCTGATCCCGGCGGCGTTGTGTTACACCTTCGGCAAAGCGGTGGGCGATACCCGTCAAGGCTGGGCGGTGCTGGCGGCGATGACGGTGATCTTCGTCGGCGCCGCGATCGCGGCCATGACGTTCGAGCAACAGGGTAACCCGAAATTCGCGGCGCTCGGTGTGGATAGCCAGGCCTCCGACACGCAATCGGGCGGCAACATGGAAGGCAAGGAGACCCGCTACGGCATCGGCGCCTCGGCGCTGTGGGCGGTGGCGACCACCGCCGCCTCCAACGGGTCGGTAAATTCCATGCACGATTCCTACACGCCGCTCGGCGGTCTCGTGCCGATGTGGATGATGCAACTGGGCGAGGTCGTGTTCGGCGGCGTCGGTTCGGGTCTCTACGGCATGCTGGTGTTCGCGCTCATGGCGGTGTTCGTCGCCGGGCTGATGATCGGCCGCACGCCGGAATATCTCGGCAAGAAGATAGAAGCCTTCGACATGAAGATGGTGTCGATCGCGATCCTGATGACGCCGGCGCTGGTGCTGCTCGGCACGGCGATCGCGGTGATGGCCAGTGCCGGCAAGTCGACGATTTTCAATCCGGGTGCGCACGGCTTTTCGGAAGTCCTGTATGCCTTTTCCTCAGCGGCCAACAACAACGGCAGCGCCTTCGCGGGCTTGGGCGCCAACACACCCTTCTACAACGGCTGGCTCGGGCTCACCATGTGGTTCGGACGCTTCGCCGTGATCGTGCCGGTACTGGCGATTGCCGGCTCGCTCGCGGCGAAGAAACGACTGGCGTACGGACCCGGCACCATGCCTACGCACGGGCCGCTGTTCGTGGGACTCTTGGTCGGCACGGTACTACTGGTGGGCGCGCTAACCTATATCCCGGCCCTGGCCCTCGGGCCGGTGGTTGAGCATCTAATCCTGTGGGCCGGAAACTGAGGTGACCAATATGATGACAAAAAGACATTCCATGTTCGATCCGACCCTGGTCACGCCGGCCCTGGTCGGCACGTTGCGCAAGCTGGACCCGCGGGTTCAGTTCAAGAACCCGGTGATGTTCATCGTCTTCATCGGCAGCCTGCTCACCACCGGGTTGTGGGTGCAGGCGCTCGGTGGTCAGGGCGAAGCACCGGCGTGGTTCATCGGCGTCACGACCCTGTGGCTGTGGTTCACGGTGCTGTTCGCCAATTTCGCCGAGGCGCTGGCCGAGGGCCGGAGCCGAGCCCAGGCCGCGGCGCTGCGCCGTGCCAAGAAGTTCGTGGTGGCCAAGAAGCTGCGCGAGCCGCGCCATGGCGCCACGGTGGATCTGTTGCCGGGCGCGGACCTGCGGCGCGGCAACGTGGTGCTGGCCGAGGCCGGCGACATGATCCCGGCCGACGGCGAGGTCATCGAGGGCGTCGCGTCCACGAGAGCGCCATCACCGGCGAGTCATGTAAAGCGCGTGGCTCAACACAAAGGCAATGCCCTGCTGACGGCAGAGATCGGCGATCCAATACCAGGTGAAGATGCACTCGACGGC is part of the Pseudomonadota bacterium genome and encodes:
- the kdpF gene encoding K(+)-transporting ATPase subunit F, with product MSAIYVIGAVVAVLLLGYIVYALVKAEDL
- the kdpA gene encoding potassium-transporting ATPase subunit KdpA, whose translation is MTAQSWLLLAVYLVMLLAAVKPLGLYMAKLMGAPRWQPLARLEKGVFRLCGIKDEMNWREYALAVLVFSLVGFIVVYALQRLQLWLPLNPQQMPNVTPDSSFNTAISFVTNANWQGYGGEATMSYLTQMLGLAVQNFVSAAAGIAVVFAPIRGFARHSMQTIGNFWADLYRTTVYLLLPLSFVLALVLVSQGVVQNFSAYQEVTTIEPTTYDASGQPVKDAAGQPVSETLTTTKQTLPMGPAGSQIAIKQLGTNGGGFFNVNSAHPYENPTPLSNFLEVLAILLIPAALCYTFGKAVGDTRQGWAVLAAMTVIFVGAAIAAMTFEQQGNPKFAALGVDSQASDTQSGGNMEGKETRYGIGASALWAVATTAASNGSVNSMHDSYTPLGGLVPMWMMQLGEVVFGGVGSGLYGMLVFALMAVFVAGLMIGRTPEYLGKKIEAFDMKMVSIAILMTPALVLLGTAIAVMASAGKSTIFNPGAHGFSEVLYAFSSAANNNGSAFAGLGANTPFYNGWLGLTMWFGRFAVIVPVLAIAGSLAAKKRLAYGPGTMPTHGPLFVGLLVGTVLLVGALTYIPALALGPVVEHLILWAGN